In a single window of the Streptomyces sp. HUAS ZL42 genome:
- the mctP gene encoding monocarboxylate uptake permease MctP, whose amino-acid sequence MKDGVNGVALAVFIFFFLAVTVMGFLAARWRKAENEHSLDEWGLGGRSFGTWITWFLLGGDLYTAYTFVAVPAAIYAAGAAGFFAVPYTILVYPLIFTFLPRLWSVSHKHGYVTTSDFVRGRFGSKGLSLAVALTGILATMPYIALQLVGIQAVLDVMGVGGGESTNWFVKDLPLLIAFGVLAAYTYSSGLRAPALIAFVKDTLIYIVIAVAIIYIPIKLGGFDDVFAKAGEAFGQTNPATGKPRGALAPAEATQWTYATLALGSALALFMYPHSITATLSSRSRDVIRRNTTILPLYSLMLGLLALLGFMAIAAGVKVTNGQLAIPQLFETMFPDWFAGVAFAAIGIGALVPAAIMSIAAANLFTRNIYKDFIKPDATPAQETKVSKLVSLLVKVGALVFVLTMDKTVAINFQLLGGIWILQTFPALVGGLFTRWFHRWALLAGWAVGMIYGTSAAYGVASPTQKHFGGSAKEIPGIGEIGYIGLTAFVLNVVVTVVLTFALKAAKAPEGIDETSLEDYTADAGDPGVQTELPPATAGASH is encoded by the coding sequence GTGAAGGACGGCGTGAACGGCGTGGCACTCGCCGTCTTCATCTTCTTCTTCCTGGCCGTCACGGTCATGGGCTTCCTGGCCGCGCGGTGGCGCAAGGCCGAGAACGAGCACAGCCTCGACGAATGGGGCCTGGGCGGCCGGTCGTTCGGCACCTGGATCACCTGGTTCCTGCTCGGCGGCGACCTCTACACGGCGTACACCTTCGTCGCCGTACCGGCGGCGATCTACGCGGCGGGCGCGGCCGGCTTCTTCGCGGTCCCGTACACGATCCTCGTGTACCCGCTGATCTTCACCTTCCTGCCGCGTCTGTGGTCGGTCTCGCACAAGCACGGGTACGTGACCACCTCGGACTTCGTGCGCGGCCGCTTCGGCTCGAAGGGCCTGTCGCTGGCGGTGGCCCTCACCGGCATCCTGGCGACGATGCCGTACATCGCACTCCAACTGGTCGGCATCCAGGCGGTGCTGGACGTGATGGGCGTGGGCGGCGGCGAGAGCACGAACTGGTTCGTGAAGGACCTGCCGCTGCTGATCGCCTTCGGTGTGCTGGCCGCGTACACGTACTCGTCGGGGCTGCGCGCACCCGCGCTGATCGCGTTCGTCAAGGACACCCTGATCTACATCGTCATCGCCGTCGCGATCATCTACATCCCGATCAAGCTCGGCGGGTTCGACGACGTCTTCGCCAAGGCGGGCGAGGCGTTCGGCCAGACCAACCCGGCGACCGGGAAGCCCCGCGGGGCACTGGCCCCGGCCGAGGCGACCCAGTGGACGTACGCCACGCTGGCGCTGGGCTCGGCGCTCGCGCTGTTCATGTACCCGCACTCGATCACCGCGACGCTGTCCTCGCGCAGCCGTGACGTGATCCGCCGCAACACCACCATCCTGCCGCTGTACTCGCTGATGCTGGGCCTGCTCGCCCTCCTGGGCTTCATGGCGATCGCGGCCGGAGTCAAGGTCACCAACGGGCAGCTGGCGATCCCGCAGCTGTTCGAGACGATGTTCCCCGACTGGTTCGCGGGTGTGGCCTTCGCGGCGATCGGCATCGGCGCACTGGTCCCGGCGGCCATCATGTCCATCGCCGCCGCGAACCTCTTCACGCGCAACATCTACAAGGACTTCATCAAGCCCGACGCGACGCCGGCACAGGAGACCAAGGTCTCCAAGCTGGTCTCGCTCCTGGTGAAGGTCGGCGCGCTGGTCTTCGTCCTGACGATGGACAAGACGGTCGCGATCAACTTCCAGCTGCTCGGCGGCATCTGGATCCTGCAGACCTTCCCGGCCCTGGTCGGCGGCCTGTTCACGCGCTGGTTCCACCGCTGGGCACTGCTGGCCGGCTGGGCGGTCGGCATGATCTACGGCACGTCCGCCGCGTACGGCGTCGCCTCCCCCACGCAGAAGCACTTCGGCGGCTCGGCGAAGGAGATCCCCGGCATCGGCGAGATCGGCTACATCGGCCTGACGGCGTTCGTGCTGAACGTGGTGGTGACGGTGGTGCTGACGTTCGCCCTGAAGGCGGCGAAGGCCCCCGAGGGCATCGACGAGACGAGCCTGGAGGACTACACGGCGGATGCCGGGGACCCCGGCGTCCAGACGGAGTTGCCGCCGGCGACGGCGGGGGCGAGCCACTAG
- a CDS encoding GNAT family N-acetyltransferase, protein MDIEIRAAKPTEYEPLGNITARAYLHDNLLAFGESDWYLGELKNVAKRATAAEVLVATLGGQPVGTVTYVPSGGPMADLARTGEAEIRMLAVAHEARGRGAGEALVRACIDRARAAEGCTGIVLSTQPVMYAAHRIYERLGFVRAPERDWQPIPGSDFTLVTYELTF, encoded by the coding sequence ATGGACATAGAGATCCGGGCAGCGAAACCAACCGAATACGAACCCCTCGGCAACATCACCGCCCGGGCCTACCTCCACGACAACCTCCTCGCCTTCGGCGAGAGCGACTGGTACCTCGGCGAACTGAAGAACGTGGCCAAGCGAGCCACCGCCGCAGAGGTACTCGTGGCCACACTCGGCGGCCAGCCGGTCGGCACCGTCACCTACGTCCCGTCCGGCGGCCCCATGGCCGACCTCGCCCGCACCGGAGAGGCCGAGATCCGTATGCTCGCCGTGGCCCACGAAGCCCGGGGAAGGGGCGCCGGAGAGGCTCTCGTACGCGCCTGTATCGACCGGGCGAGGGCCGCCGAGGGATGCACCGGCATCGTCCTGTCGACGCAGCCCGTCATGTACGCCGCCCACCGCATCTACGAACGCCTCGGCTTCGTCCGCGCCCCCGAGCGCGACTGGCAGCCGATCCCGGGCAGCGACTTCACTCTCGTCACCTACGAGTTGACGTTCTGA
- a CDS encoding ribonucleoside-diphosphate reductase subunit alpha, with the protein MTIAPADPAAATPAVADDGPGAALLRTLTELTADLPDADPGRVAAAALRGRSAHADETELRELATEAAAGLISEDPAYSRLAARLLTISIAAEAASQGVTSFTGSVAVGHREGLVADRTAEFVRVHADRLDALVDPQGDDRFGYFGLRTLHSRYLLRHPITRRVIETPQHFMLRVAAGLAEDDTAGSFDEVAALYGLMSRLDYLPSSPTLFNSGTRHPQMSSCYLLDSPKDELDSIYDRYHQVARLSKHAGGIGLSYSRIRSRGSLIRGTNGHSNGIVPFLKTLDASVAAVNQGGRRKGAAAVYLETWHSDLEEFLELRDNTGEDARRTHNLNLAHWIPDEFMRRVNADGQWSLFSPADVPELVDLWGEEFDAAYRRAEAEGLARRTVPARDLYGRMMRTLAQTGNGWMTFKDAANRTANQTAEPGHVIHSSNLCTEILEVTDDGETAVCNLGSVNLGAFVTNGDLDWERLDATVRTAVTFLDRVVDINFYPTEQAGRSNAEWRPVGLGAMGLQDVFFKLRLPFDSPEAKALSTRIAERIMLAAYEASADLAERSGPLPAWEKTRTARGVLHPDHYDVDLAWPKRWAALRERVAAVGMRNSLLLAIAPTATIASIAGVYECIEPQVSNLFKRETLSGEFLQVNSYLVKDLKELGVWDARTREALRDANGSVQDFAWIPEDVRRLYRTAWEIPQRALIDMAAARTPFLDQAQSLNLFMETPTIGKLSSMYAYAWKSGLKTTYYLRSRPATRIARAAQAQTPIPVQTTPEDAVACSLENPESCEACQ; encoded by the coding sequence GTGACCATCGCGCCAGCCGACCCGGCTGCAGCGACGCCCGCCGTGGCCGACGACGGTCCCGGAGCCGCGCTGCTGCGGACCCTGACCGAGCTGACCGCCGACCTCCCCGACGCCGACCCCGGCCGGGTCGCCGCCGCCGCGCTGCGTGGCCGGTCGGCGCATGCGGACGAGACGGAGTTGCGCGAGCTGGCCACGGAGGCGGCCGCCGGCCTCATCTCCGAGGACCCCGCCTACTCGAGGCTGGCCGCCCGGCTGCTGACGATCAGCATCGCCGCCGAGGCCGCGTCGCAGGGCGTCACGTCGTTCACGGGGTCCGTCGCCGTCGGCCACCGCGAGGGGCTCGTCGCGGACCGTACGGCGGAGTTCGTCCGCGTCCACGCCGACCGCCTCGACGCACTCGTCGACCCGCAGGGCGACGACCGATTCGGCTACTTCGGGCTGCGCACGCTGCACAGCCGCTACCTCCTCCGGCACCCGATCACCCGTCGCGTGATCGAGACGCCGCAGCACTTCATGCTCCGGGTCGCCGCCGGTCTCGCCGAGGACGACACCGCCGGCTCGTTCGACGAAGTCGCCGCGCTCTACGGGCTCATGAGCCGCCTCGACTACCTGCCCTCCTCCCCCACCCTCTTCAACTCCGGCACGCGTCACCCCCAGATGTCGTCCTGCTACCTCCTCGACTCCCCCAAGGACGAGCTGGACTCCATCTACGACCGCTACCACCAGGTCGCCCGCCTGTCGAAGCACGCCGGCGGCATCGGCCTTTCGTACTCCCGCATCCGCTCCCGCGGGTCCCTCATCCGCGGGACCAACGGCCACTCCAACGGCATCGTCCCGTTCCTGAAGACCCTCGACGCCTCGGTCGCCGCGGTGAACCAGGGCGGCCGGCGCAAGGGCGCGGCCGCGGTCTACCTGGAGACCTGGCACTCCGACCTCGAGGAGTTCCTGGAGCTGCGCGACAACACCGGTGAGGACGCCCGCCGTACGCACAACCTCAACCTCGCGCACTGGATCCCGGACGAGTTCATGCGCCGGGTGAACGCCGACGGGCAGTGGTCGCTGTTCTCCCCCGCCGACGTGCCCGAGCTGGTCGACCTGTGGGGCGAGGAGTTCGACGCCGCGTACCGCAGGGCCGAGGCCGAAGGACTCGCGCGCAGGACCGTCCCGGCCCGCGACCTCTACGGCCGCATGATGCGCACCCTCGCGCAGACCGGCAACGGCTGGATGACCTTCAAGGACGCCGCCAACCGCACCGCCAACCAGACGGCCGAGCCGGGTCACGTCATCCACTCCTCCAACCTCTGCACGGAGATCCTGGAGGTCACGGACGACGGGGAGACCGCGGTCTGCAACCTGGGGTCCGTCAACCTCGGCGCGTTCGTCACGAACGGCGATCTCGACTGGGAGCGCCTTGACGCCACCGTCCGCACGGCCGTCACCTTCCTCGACCGCGTCGTCGACATCAACTTCTACCCGACCGAGCAGGCGGGCCGCTCCAACGCCGAGTGGCGCCCGGTCGGCCTCGGTGCGATGGGCCTGCAGGACGTCTTCTTCAAGCTGCGCCTGCCCTTCGACTCGCCGGAGGCCAAGGCGCTCTCCACCCGGATCGCCGAGCGGATCATGCTGGCCGCGTACGAGGCGTCCGCCGACCTGGCCGAGCGCAGCGGCCCGCTGCCGGCCTGGGAGAAGACCCGTACCGCCCGGGGCGTTCTGCACCCCGACCATTACGACGTGGACCTCGCCTGGCCAAAACGCTGGGCGGCCCTGCGGGAACGTGTCGCCGCGGTCGGCATGCGCAACTCGCTGCTGCTCGCCATCGCGCCCACCGCCACCATCGCCTCGATCGCGGGCGTGTACGAGTGCATCGAGCCCCAGGTCTCCAACCTGTTCAAGCGCGAGACGCTGTCGGGTGAGTTCCTGCAGGTCAACTCGTACCTGGTGAAGGACCTGAAGGAACTGGGCGTCTGGGACGCCCGTACCCGGGAGGCCCTGCGCGACGCCAACGGCTCGGTGCAGGACTTCGCGTGGATCCCCGAGGACGTACGGCGGCTGTACCGCACGGCGTGGGAGATCCCGCAGCGCGCTCTGATCGACATGGCGGCGGCCCGTACCCCGTTCCTGGACCAGGCCCAGTCCCTGAACCTCTTCATGGAGACGCCGACCATCGGCAAGCTCTCCTCGATGTACGCGTACGCCTGGAAGTCAGGCCTGAAGACGACGTACTACCTGCGCTCGCGCCCGGCGACCCGCATCGCCCGCGCCGCACAGGCGCAAACGCCGATTCCCGTACAGACGACCCCTGAAGACGCGGTCGCCTGCTCCCTGGAAAACCCCGAGTCCTGCGAGGCCTGCCAGTAA
- a CDS encoding ribonucleotide-diphosphate reductase subunit beta, giving the protein MTSEAKNLLDPGFELTLRPMRYPDFYERYRDAIKNTWTVEEVDLHSDVADLAKLTPAEQHLIGRLVAFFATGDSIVANNLVLTLYKHINSPEARLYLSRQLFEEAVHVQFYLTLLDTYLPDPEDRAAAFAAVENIPSIREKAEFCFKWMDSVEKLDRLESKADRRRFLLNLICFAACIEGLFFYGAFAYVYWFRSRGLLHGLATGTNWVFRDETMHMSFAFEVVDTVRKEEPDLFDDELRQQVTDMLREAVEAELQFARDLCGDGLPGMNTDSMRQYLECVADQRLTRLGFAPVHGSENPFSFMELQGVQELTNFFERRPSAYQVAVEGTVDLDEDF; this is encoded by the coding sequence ATGACCAGCGAAGCCAAGAACCTGCTCGACCCGGGCTTCGAGCTGACTCTCCGCCCCATGCGCTACCCGGACTTCTACGAGCGCTACCGGGACGCCATCAAGAACACCTGGACCGTGGAGGAGGTCGACCTCCACTCCGACGTGGCCGACCTCGCGAAGCTCACGCCCGCCGAGCAGCATCTGATCGGCCGTCTGGTGGCCTTCTTCGCGACGGGCGACTCGATCGTCGCGAACAACCTGGTGCTGACGCTGTACAAGCACATCAACTCCCCCGAAGCGCGCCTGTACTTGAGCAGGCAGCTCTTCGAGGAGGCCGTCCACGTCCAGTTCTACCTGACGCTGCTCGACACCTACCTGCCCGACCCGGAGGACCGCGCGGCCGCCTTCGCGGCGGTCGAGAACATCCCGTCCATCCGCGAGAAGGCCGAGTTCTGCTTCAAGTGGATGGACTCCGTCGAGAAACTCGACCGCCTGGAGTCGAAGGCCGACCGCCGCCGCTTCCTGCTCAACCTGATCTGCTTCGCCGCGTGCATCGAGGGCCTGTTCTTCTACGGTGCCTTCGCGTACGTCTACTGGTTCCGCAGCCGGGGTCTGCTGCACGGTCTGGCCACCGGCACCAACTGGGTGTTCCGTGACGAGACGATGCACATGAGCTTCGCCTTCGAGGTCGTGGACACCGTCCGCAAGGAGGAGCCGGACCTCTTCGACGACGAACTCCGGCAGCAGGTGACGGACATGCTGCGCGAAGCCGTCGAGGCCGAGCTGCAGTTCGCACGCGACCTGTGCGGTGACGGCCTCCCGGGCATGAACACCGACTCGATGCGCCAGTACCTGGAGTGCGTCGCCGACCAGCGCCTCACCCGCCTCGGCTTCGCCCCGGTCCACGGTTCCGAAAACCCCTTCTCCTTCATGGAGTTGCAGGGTGTGCAGGAGCTGACCAACTTCTTCGAGCGGCGGCCTTCCGCCTACCAGGTGGCGGTGGAGGGCACGGTCGACCTCGACGAGGACTTCTAG
- a CDS encoding putative Ig domain-containing protein, which yields MREKPRRSLRRLLTTAIPVLALGLAGLVAAPTAQAQTTPSRVTQNAKALTAPERQAVHAAGTAGQQVPTEHLCGEATPGHAACFAQRRTDIKQRLASATAAAAPSGLSPANLHSVYNLPSTGGSGLTVAVVDAYNDPNAESDLATYRSTYGLSACTKANGCFKQVSQTGSTTSLPTNDTGWAGEEALDIDMVSAVCPNCNIILVEADSANDTDLGIAENEAVSLGAKFVSNSWGGDESSSQTSEDTSYFRHPGVAITVSAGDSGYGAEYPATSQYVTAVGGTALSTSSNSRGWTESVWKTSSTEGTGSGCSAYDPRPSWQTDTGCGKRMEADVSAVADPATGVAVYDTYGGSGWAVYGGTSASAPIIAGVYALAGTPGSSDYPAKYPYSHTGNLYDVTSGSNGSCTTSYFCTATTGYDGPTGWGTPNGTTAFASGSSSGNTVTVTNPGNRSTTTGGSVSLQIKATDSAGATLTYTASGLPTGLSISSSSGLISGTASTAGTYQVTVTAKDSTGASGSASFTWTVGSSSGTCTSSQLLGNPGFESGNATWSASSGVITNSSGESAHGGSYYAWLDGYGSSHTDALSQSVTIPSGCRATFTFYLHIDTAETSTSSAYDKLTVTAGSTTLATYSNLDKASGYTQKSFDLSSFAGSTITLKFSGVEDSSLQTSFVVDDTAVTTG from the coding sequence ATGCGTGAGAAGCCCCGACGGAGTCTGCGAAGACTCCTGACCACCGCGATACCCGTCCTCGCCCTCGGCCTCGCCGGGCTCGTCGCCGCACCGACGGCACAGGCCCAGACCACCCCTTCGCGGGTGACCCAGAACGCCAAGGCCCTCACCGCTCCGGAGCGGCAGGCCGTACACGCGGCCGGCACGGCCGGCCAGCAGGTGCCCACCGAGCACCTGTGCGGTGAAGCGACCCCCGGTCACGCCGCCTGCTTCGCCCAGCGCCGCACCGACATCAAGCAGCGGCTCGCCTCCGCGACGGCGGCCGCCGCGCCCTCCGGCCTCAGCCCGGCCAACCTGCACAGCGTCTACAACCTGCCCTCGACCGGCGGCTCCGGTCTGACGGTCGCCGTGGTCGACGCGTACAACGACCCCAACGCCGAGTCGGACCTGGCCACTTACCGCTCGACGTACGGCCTGTCGGCCTGCACCAAGGCCAACGGCTGCTTCAAGCAGGTCAGCCAGACCGGCTCGACCACCTCGCTGCCGACGAACGACACCGGCTGGGCGGGCGAGGAAGCGCTCGACATCGACATGGTCAGCGCGGTCTGCCCCAACTGCAACATCATCCTGGTGGAGGCCGACTCCGCGAACGACACCGACCTCGGCATCGCGGAGAACGAGGCCGTCTCCCTGGGCGCGAAGTTCGTGTCCAACAGCTGGGGCGGCGACGAGTCGTCCTCCCAGACCAGCGAGGACACCTCGTACTTCAGGCACCCGGGCGTCGCCATCACGGTGAGCGCGGGTGACAGCGGCTACGGCGCCGAGTACCCGGCGACCTCCCAGTACGTGACCGCCGTCGGCGGTACCGCGCTCTCCACGTCCTCCAACTCGCGCGGCTGGACCGAGTCCGTGTGGAAGACCAGCAGCACCGAGGGCACCGGCTCCGGCTGCTCCGCGTACGACCCCAGGCCGAGCTGGCAGACCGACACCGGGTGCGGCAAGCGCATGGAGGCCGACGTCTCCGCGGTCGCCGACCCGGCGACGGGCGTGGCCGTCTACGACACCTACGGCGGCTCCGGCTGGGCGGTCTACGGCGGTACGAGTGCTTCGGCGCCGATCATCGCGGGTGTGTACGCCCTCGCGGGCACCCCGGGATCCAGCGACTACCCGGCGAAGTACCCCTACAGCCACACGGGCAACCTGTACGACGTCACCAGCGGCAGCAACGGCAGCTGCACCACCTCGTACTTCTGCACCGCGACCACCGGCTACGACGGCCCGACCGGCTGGGGCACCCCCAACGGCACCACCGCCTTCGCCTCCGGCAGCAGCTCCGGCAACACGGTGACCGTCACCAACCCGGGCAACCGGTCGACCACGACCGGCGGCTCGGTCAGCCTGCAGATCAAGGCGACGGACAGCGCGGGCGCGACCCTCACCTACACCGCCTCCGGCCTGCCCACCGGCCTGTCGATCAGCAGCTCGTCCGGGCTGATCTCCGGTACGGCGTCCACCGCCGGTACGTACCAGGTCACCGTGACCGCGAAGGACAGCACGGGCGCCTCCGGCTCGGCCTCGTTCACCTGGACGGTGGGTTCGAGCAGCGGCACCTGCACCTCGTCCCAGCTGCTCGGCAACCCGGGCTTCGAGTCGGGGAACGCCACCTGGAGCGCCTCCAGCGGCGTCATCACCAACTCCAGCGGTGAGTCGGCGCACGGCGGCTCGTACTACGCCTGGCTGGACGGGTACGGCTCCTCGCACACCGACGCGCTGTCCCAGTCGGTGACCATCCCCTCGGGCTGCAGGGCGACCTTCACGTTCTACCTGCACATCGACACCGCGGAGACCTCCACCAGCAGCGCCTACGACAAGCTGACGGTCACCGCGGGATCGACGACCCTGGCCACCTACTCCAACCTCGACAAGGCTTCCGGCTACACCCAGAAGTCCTTCGACCTGTCCTCGTTCGCCGGCTCCACGATCACCCTGAAGTTCAGCGGTGTCGAGGACTCCTCGCTCCAGACCAGCTTCGTCGTCGACGACACCGCCGTGACGACCGGCTGA
- a CDS encoding helix-turn-helix domain-containing protein encodes MLKNVAAVLLDGVHPFEFGVVCEVFGIDRSDEGLPVYDFAVVSAEGPTLSTHVGGLTVSTPYGLDRLEEADLIAVPAGREYVSRDYPPELLNALVRAVDRGARVLSVCSGVFVLGAAGLLDGRRCSVHWRQAEQLARRFPRAVIEPDVLYVDEDPVITSAGTAAGIDACLHLVRKEQGPEVANRIARRMVVPPHRDGGQAQYIERPLPSSTCDTVGEVLVWMERNLHEEVTVEQLADRAHMSPRTFARRFQQETGTTPYRWILRQRVLLAQQLLEATDETMDAIAGRTGFGTAAALRHQFVRALGTTPNAYRRTFRGPEAA; translated from the coding sequence ATGCTGAAGAACGTGGCGGCCGTCCTGCTCGACGGCGTGCATCCCTTCGAATTCGGCGTCGTCTGCGAGGTCTTCGGGATCGACCGCAGCGACGAGGGACTTCCGGTGTACGACTTCGCGGTGGTCTCGGCGGAAGGACCGACGCTGAGCACTCATGTCGGCGGACTCACGGTCTCCACGCCGTACGGCCTCGACCGGCTGGAGGAGGCGGACCTGATCGCCGTGCCGGCCGGCCGCGAGTACGTGAGCCGGGACTATCCGCCCGAGCTGCTGAACGCGCTCGTCCGGGCCGTCGACCGCGGGGCAAGGGTGCTGAGCGTCTGCTCGGGCGTCTTCGTGCTGGGCGCCGCCGGGCTGCTGGACGGGCGGCGGTGCAGTGTGCACTGGCGGCAGGCGGAGCAGCTGGCCCGGCGCTTCCCGCGCGCGGTGATCGAACCGGACGTGCTGTACGTCGACGAGGACCCGGTGATCACGTCGGCCGGGACGGCCGCCGGCATCGACGCCTGTCTGCACCTCGTACGCAAGGAGCAGGGCCCGGAGGTCGCCAACAGGATCGCCCGGCGCATGGTCGTGCCGCCACACCGCGACGGCGGCCAGGCGCAGTACATCGAACGGCCGCTGCCGAGCTCCACGTGCGACACGGTCGGCGAGGTGCTCGTGTGGATGGAGCGGAACCTCCACGAGGAGGTCACGGTGGAGCAGCTCGCCGACCGTGCGCACATGTCCCCGCGCACCTTCGCCCGCCGCTTCCAGCAGGAGACGGGCACGACCCCGTACCGCTGGATCCTGCGCCAACGCGTGCTGCTGGCCCAGCAGTTGCTGGAAGCGACGGACGAGACGATGGACGCGATCGCAGGCCGCACGGGATTCGGCACCGCGGCAGCGCTGCGGCACCAGTTCGTACGGGCCCTGGGAACCACGCCGAACGCCTATCGGCGCACGTTCCGGGGGCCCGAGGCGGCCTGA
- a CDS encoding cytochrome P450, translating into MTVESVKPVEVQAPELKEPPLAGGGAPLLGHGWKLVRDPLAFMARLRDHGDVVRLKLGPKTVYAVTTPALTGALALSPDFVIDGPLWQSLEGLLGKEGVATANGPRHRRQRHTIQPAFRLDAIPAYGPIMEEEAHALTERWKTGETIDCTSESFRVAVRISARCLLRGRYMDERAERLCRALAIVFGGMYRRMVVPLGPLYRLPLPANREFNRALADLHVLVDEIVAERRASGQKPDDLLTALLDAKDDNGDPIGEQEVHDQVVAILTPGSETIASTIMWLLQVLAEHPEQADRVRAEVESVTDGRPVAFEDVHRLTHTNNVVVETMRLRPAVWILTRRAVADTELGGYRIPAGADIVYSPYAIQRDPRSYAHHLDFDPDRWLPERVKDVPKYAMRPFSLGNRKCPSDHFSMAQLSLITAAIATKYRFEQVAGSSDTTRVGITLRPQRLLVRPVAR; encoded by the coding sequence ATGACCGTCGAATCCGTGAAACCCGTGGAAGTCCAGGCACCGGAGTTGAAGGAGCCGCCTCTGGCGGGCGGTGGGGCCCCGCTGCTCGGCCACGGCTGGAAACTGGTCCGCGACCCGCTCGCCTTCATGGCCCGGCTGCGCGACCACGGCGACGTGGTCCGCCTGAAGCTCGGCCCCAAGACGGTGTACGCCGTCACCACGCCGGCCCTCACGGGCGCCCTCGCCCTGAGCCCCGACTTCGTGATCGACGGACCCCTGTGGCAGTCCCTGGAGGGCCTGCTCGGCAAGGAGGGCGTGGCCACCGCCAACGGCCCCCGCCACCGGCGGCAACGGCACACCATCCAGCCCGCCTTCCGGCTCGACGCGATACCCGCGTACGGCCCGATCATGGAGGAGGAGGCGCACGCGCTGACCGAGCGCTGGAAGACCGGCGAGACCATCGACTGCACCTCCGAGTCCTTCCGCGTCGCCGTGCGCATCTCGGCCCGCTGCCTGCTGCGCGGCCGGTACATGGACGAGCGGGCCGAGCGCCTGTGCAGGGCGCTCGCGATCGTCTTCGGGGGCATGTACCGGCGCATGGTGGTCCCGCTCGGGCCGCTGTACCGGCTGCCACTTCCGGCCAACCGCGAATTCAACCGGGCTCTGGCCGATTTGCATGTCCTCGTCGACGAGATCGTCGCCGAACGCCGGGCATCCGGTCAAAAGCCGGACGATTTGCTGACGGCATTGCTGGATGCGAAGGACGACAATGGCGATCCCATCGGGGAACAGGAGGTCCACGACCAGGTCGTCGCGATACTCACCCCCGGCAGTGAAACCATCGCCTCCACGATCATGTGGCTGCTCCAGGTCCTCGCGGAACACCCGGAACAGGCGGACAGGGTGCGTGCCGAGGTGGAATCCGTGACGGACGGGCGTCCCGTGGCATTCGAGGACGTCCACCGGCTCACCCACACCAACAATGTCGTGGTCGAGACCATGCGTCTGCGCCCAGCCGTATGGATATTGACGCGGCGGGCCGTCGCCGACACCGAACTCGGCGGGTATCGCATTCCGGCCGGGGCGGACATCGTGTACAGCCCGTACGCGATCCAGCGCGATCCGCGTTCGTACGCGCATCACCTCGACTTCGACCCCGACCGCTGGCTTCCGGAACGGGTGAAGGATGTGCCGAAATACGCCATGCGGCCGTTCAGTCTGGGCAACCGCAAGTGCCCGAGCGACCATTTCTCGATGGCCCAGCTGTCGCTCATCACGGCGGCGATCGCCACGAAGTACCGCTTCGAGCAGGTGGCCGGGTCCAGCGACACGACACGGGTCGGCATCACCCTGCGCCCGCAGAGACTGCTGGTGAGGCCGGTGGCGAGGTGA